In Sorghum bicolor cultivar BTx623 chromosome 8, Sorghum_bicolor_NCBIv3, whole genome shotgun sequence, one genomic interval encodes:
- the LOC8064631 gene encoding uncharacterized protein LOC8064631, translated as MEKLLPEDVLTNIICRLAPRYVAISRCVCKTWCAIIDARNLLRADLLPRSVRGIFINFNELSMSEFFVRPSKGRTVSGNFNYLPLGSRIIGHCNGLLLFCNYVINPATRQSAPLPPCTSPNIVIEHFVCRDYLVFDPQLSPHYEVFMIPQVRCYGRYEMLNSDDELDPAMEGLEWPPSPWILNVFSSRTKMWQERSFVREGEAAGNVADRRLDSSCVQDNSVYWRGVLYVNCQTKFVMRISLSNGKYQVIKPPVYFERMECTDLYLGKSVKGVHCALYGFPSSFWIYILDESSGRMEWVFKHSCDIQPYQRIDGRGPWTLQDINCQDWSNEFEEGKDEALVQEKFEWDSDNDNVIDTISRGNHLTRGDITFLGFHPYKEVVFLSDTLRRGLAYHLNSSKIQDLGNIHPTYYEIETGIQPFIQASFPYTPWTGVFPEDN; from the exons ATGGAAAAACTGCTACCTGAAGATGTACTCACCAACATCATTTGCCGTCTTGCACCACGCTATGTTGCTATATCCCGTTGCGTCTGCAAGACCTGGTGTGCCATCATTGATGCCCGCAACCTTCTGCGTGCGGACCTCCTCCCACGCTCAGTGCGTGGAATATTCATTAACTTCAATGAGTTAAGCATGTCAGAATTCTTCGTCCGCCCCTCAAAAGGCCGAACGGTATCTGGCAACTTTAACTATTTGCCTCTTGGGTCCCGCATCATAGGCCACTGCAATGGGCTTCTCTTGTTTTGCAACTATGTGATTAACCCAGCCACACGGCAGTCAGCTCCACTGCCCCCATGCACAAGCCCAAATATTGTCATAGAGCACTTTGTTTGCAGAGACTACCTTGTATTTGACCCCCAATTGTCACCACATTATGAGGTATTCATGATCCCTCAGGTCCGATGCTATGGGAGGTATGAAATGTTGAATTCTGATGATGAATTAGACCCTGCAATGGAGGGATTAGAATGGCCACCATCACCTTGGATCCTGAACGTGTTCTCATCAAGGACAAAGATGTGGCAGGAGAGGTCATTTGTTCGAGAAGGGGAGGCTGCAGGGAATGTTGCTGACAGGCGGTTGGATTCTTCATGTGTTCAGGACAACTCTGTCTATTGGCGGGGAGTACTTTATGTAAATTGCCAAACCAAGTTTGTTATGAG AATATCCTTGTCAAATGGAAAATACCAAGTAATCAAGCCACCTGTATATTTTGAAAGGATGGAATGCACAGATCTTTATCTGGGAAAATCAGTGAAAGGAGTGCACTGTGCTTTATATGGCTTTCCATCCAGTTTTTGGATTTATATTCTTGATGAATCGAGTGGAAGAATGGAGTGGGTATTCAAGCATTCCTGTGATATTCAGCCATATCAAAGAATCGATGGGCGTGGACCCTGGACTTTACAAGATATTAACTGTCAGGACTGGTCCAATGAATTTGAAGAGGGTAAGGATGAGGCACTGGTACAGGAGAAGTTTGAATGGGACTCGGACAATGATAATGTTATTGACACCATAAGCAGGGGCAATCATCTGACTCGTGGTGATATTACTTTTCTCGGATTTCACCCTTACAAGGAGGTTGTCTTCTTGAGTGACACATTAAGACGAGGATTGGCGTACCACTTAAATAGCTCAAAGATTCAAGACTTGGGCAATATCCATCCAACATATTATGAAATAGAGACGGGTATTCAGCCATTTATACAGGCGTCTTTTCCATACACACCCTGGACGGGAGTGTTTCCGGAAGACAATTAA